From one Lolium rigidum isolate FL_2022 chromosome 4, APGP_CSIRO_Lrig_0.1, whole genome shotgun sequence genomic stretch:
- the LOC124707491 gene encoding sm-like protein LSM3A, giving the protein MASEEDVAVKEPLDLIRLSLDERIYVKLRSERELRGKLHAYDQHLNMILGDVEEIVTSVEIDDETYEEIVRTTKRTVPYLFVRGDGVILVSPPLRTA; this is encoded by the exons atggcgtcgGAGGAGGATGTGGCGGTGAAGGAGCCCCTGGATCTGATACGGCTCAGCCTCGACGAGCGCATCTACGTCAAGCTCCGCTCCGAGCGCGAGCTCCGCGGCAAGCTCCAT GCATATGATCAACATCTCAATATGATACTTGGAGATGTAGAAGAGATAGTGACTTCTGTAGAAATTGATGATGAGACTTATGAGGAAATTGTTCGT ACTACCAAACGCACCGTCCCCTACCTTTTTGTCCGAGGAGATGGCGTGATACTGGTTTCTCCGCCCCTTCGAACTGCATGA